From a single Oreochromis niloticus isolate F11D_XX linkage group LG4, O_niloticus_UMD_NMBU, whole genome shotgun sequence genomic region:
- the gys1 gene encoding glycogen [starch] synthase, muscle, with the protein MPLARSLSVTSLSGLEEWDEEFDLEDAILFEIAWEVANKVGGIYTVIQTKARLTSEEWGENYFLVGPYVESNVRTQVELIEPTNPALKRTIDKMNSSGCKVYFGRWLIEGSPYVVLIDIAFTAWSLDSWKSELWELCSIGVPWFDREANDAVLFGFLTAWLLGEFAAQCEQPAHVVAHFHEWLAGLGLVLCRQRQLPVATIFTTHATLLGRYLCAGNVDFYNKLAEFNVDKEAGDRQIYHRYCLERAAAHCAHVFTTVSQITAIEAEHLLKRKPDIVTPNGLNVKKFSAMHEFQNLHAQSKSRIQEFVRGHFYGHLDFNLDKCLFLFIAGRYEFSNKGADIFLEALARLNYLLRVNHSDVTVIAFFIMPARTNNFNVETLKGQAVRKQLWDTAQTVKERFGKKLYESLLVGQLPDVSKMLDKEDFTIMKRAIFATQRQCQPPICTHNMLEDSSDPILNCVRRIGLFNSSADRVKIIFHPEFLSSTSPLLPMDYEEFVRGCHLGVFPSYYEPWGYTPAECTVMGIPSISTNLSGFGCFMEEHIADPTAYGIYILDRRCRGVDESCNQLTSFLFQFCKQSRRQRIIQRNRTERLSDLLDWRYLGRYYIAARHMALAKAFPDTFIYEPQEASQTAGFRYPRPASVPPSPALSRHSSPHHSEAEDNEDDERYDEDLEAEKDKVNIRQPYTLPMKNKSIAIIGANGNGVEVTSEKN; encoded by the exons ATGCCGCTGGCTCGAAGCCTGTCTGTCACGTCCTTGTCAGGACTGGAGGAATGGGACGAGGAGTTTGATTTGGAGGATGCCATCCTTTTTGAAATAGCCTGGGAGGTTGCTAACAAAG TTGGAGGCATCTACACCGTCATCCAGACCAAAGCCCGTCTGACCTCAGAGGAATGGGGGGAGAACTATTTCCTGGTGGGTCCCTATGTGGAGAGCAACGTGCGCACTCAGGTGGAGCTGATCGAGCCCACAAACCCTGCGCTCAAGCGGACCATTGACAAGATGAACTCCAGTGGGTGTAAG gTCTACTTTGGCCGCTGGCTTATTGAAGGCAGTCCCTACGTTGTGCTCATTGATATCGCGTTCACCGCCTGGTCTTTAGACTCCTGGAAGAGCGAGCTGTGGGAGCTTTGTTCCATTGGTGTGCCGTGGTTTGACCGTGAGGCCAATGATGCGGTGCTGTTTGGTTTCCTGACCGCTTGGCTTCTGGGAGAG TTTGCAGCCCAGTGTGAGCAGCCTGCACACGTTGTGGCCCATTTCCATGAGTGGCTGGCAGGGCTGGGGCTGGTGTTGTGTAGACAGAGACAGCTTCCAGTGGCAACCATCTTCACCACACATGCTACACTCCTGGGGCGCTACCTGTGTGCTGGAAACGTGGACTTCTATAACAAACTAGCAGAG TTCAATGTCGACAAGGAAGCGGGCGATCGACAAATCTACCATCGCTACTGTTTGGAGCGTGCAGCAGCACACTGTGCCCACGTCTTCACCACAGTGTCTCAAATTACTGCAATCGAGGCAGAACACCTGCTCAAGAGGAAACCAG ATATCGTGACTCCCAACGGGCTCAACGTGAAGAAGTTCTCAGCTATGCACGAGTTTCAAAACCTCCACGCTCAGAGCAAGAGTCGGATTCAGGAGTTTGTCAGGGGACACTTCTATGG ACACCTCGACTTCAACCTGGACAAGTGTTTGTTCCTCTTCATCGCTGGGAGGTACGAATTCTCCAACAAAGGAGCCGACATCTTCTTGGAGGCTTTAGCCAGACTCAATTATCTACTGAGA GTCAACCACAGTGATGTGACAGTGATCGCATTCTTCATCATGCCAGCTCGGACGAACAACTTCAATGTGGAGACCTTGAAGGGCCAAGCAGTCAGGAAGCAGCTCTG GGATACTGCTCAGACTGTGAAGGAGCGCTTTGGAAAGAAACTTTATGAGTCACTTCTGGT TGGGCAGCTGCCAGATGTGTCGAAGATGCTGGACAAAGAGGATTTCACCATCATGAAGCGTGCCATCTTTGCCACTCAGAGGCAGTGCCAGCCTCCAATCTGCACTCACAACATGCTGGAGGACAGCAGCGACCCCATCCTCAACTGTGTTCGCCGCATCGGCCTTTTCAACAGCTCTGCTGACCGGGTCAAG ATTATCTTCCATCCCGAGTTCCTTTCATCCacctctcctcttcttccaaTGGATTACGAGGAGTTTGTAAGAGGTTGCCACCTTGGCGTCTTTCCCTCTTACTATGAGCCCTGGGGCTACACACCTG CTGAGTGCACTGTCATGGGAATTCCATCAATCTCCACTAACCTGTCAGGTTTTGGCTGTTTCATGGAGGAACACATAGCAGACCCAACGGCATATG GTATCTACATCCTGGACCGCAGGTGTCGGGGAGTGGACGAGTCATGTAACCAGCTCACTTCCTTCCTGTTCCAGTTCTGCAAGCAGAGCCGGCGCCAGCGGATCATCCAGAGGAACCGCACTGAGCGTCTGAGCGATCTCTTGGACTGGAGATACCTCGGCAGG TATTATATAGCTGCCCGCCACATGGCCCTGGCTAAAGCCTTCCCTGACACCTTCATATATGAACCTCAGGAGGCATCCCAA ACCGCTGGTTTCCGTTACCCCCGACCAGCCTCAGTGCCACCATCTCCAGCCCTGTCCCGCCACTCCTCCCCGCACCACAGCGAGGCTGAAGACAACGAGGATGACGAGCGCTACGACGAGGACCTGGAGGCCGAAAAGGACAAGGTGAACATCCGCCAGCCCTACACCCTGCCTATGAAAAACAAGTCCATTGCCATCATCGGAGCCAACGGGAACGGCGTCGAGGTGACGAGCGAGAAAAACTGA
- the hspbp1 gene encoding hsp70-binding protein 1, which produces MSEDRQTRRYPQNLQGVLQLAVEAGSAAEGPAPPEPMSEERKTWLREALTELCKGQMDEVEQMKQCLAVLRKEGSERERGGEEEREDDDEDDERETAFEMLSELCENLDNARDLMTLGGLELCVSQYLNHAQSGLRWRAAQLIASCAQNMPQLQFHLLSIGALPKLLQLTDSDPNPTVRVKALYAVSCLVREQEAGLQAFLSHDGFSVLMRGMQSENEKLRTKSAFLLLNLLTSHPEQKDTLVAMGMVQQLVSVLRTPHSPVHEHVLGALCCLVEDFPQGLKDCRNPALGLEELLRQRSKELQGKEESQEELDFCERLRVMCFSGQQSDDAGMDR; this is translated from the exons ATGTCAGAAGATAGGCAGACCAGGAGATATCCCCAGAACCTCCAAGGGGTCCTTCAGCTCGCAGTGGAGGCTGGATCCGCTGCAGAGGGTCCTGCCCCTCCTGAACCCATGTCAGAAGAG aGGAAAACATGGCTGAGAGAAGCTCTTACAGAATTGTGCAAAGGGCAGATGGATGAAGTCGAGCAGATGAAGCAGTGCTTGGCTGTTCTGCGCAAAGAAGGAAGTGAAAGGGAGAGGggtggagaggaagagagggaagACGATGATGAGGACGATGAGCGGGAAACGGCCTTTGAGATGCTGTCCGAGCTGTGTGAGAATCTGGACAATGCCAGAG ACCTGATGACCCTTGGTGGGCTGGAGTTGTGCGTCTCCCAGTATCTTAATCATGCCCAAAGTGGGTTGAGGTGGCGTGCTGCCCAGCTCATTGCCTCCTGTGCCCAGAACATGCCACAGCTGCAGTTCCACTTGCTTAGCATCGGGGCgctgccgaagctgctgcagctgacAGATTCAGACCCAAACCCCACCGTCAGGGTGAAAGCTCTTTACGCTGTCTCAT GTCTGGTTCGAGAGCAGGAGGCAGGTCTCCAGGCCTTCCTGTCCCACGATGGATTCTCCGTGCTGATGCGAGGCATGCAGTCGGAGAACGAGAAGCTCAGAACCAAGTCGGCTTTCCTGTTGCTCAATCTCCTGACGTCACATCCCGAACAGAAAG ACACACTTGTCGCCATGGGTATGGTACAGCAGCTGGTATCAGTTCTCCGTACACCGCATTCACCCGTCCATGAACATGTGCTTGGTGCCCTTTGCTG TCTGGTGGAAGACTTTCCACAAGGGCTCAAAGACTGCAGGAATCCTGCTCTGGGCCTGGAAGAATTACTCCGACAGAGATCCAAAGAGCTCCAAGGCAAAGAAGAAAGTCAG GAAGAACTTGATTTCTGTGAGCGACTCAGGGTTATGTGTTTCTCCGGGCAGCAGTCAGATGACGCTGGGATGGATcgttga
- the tufm gene encoding elongation factor Tu, mitochondrial gives MAALVGLRACLSALQLSSPSLLHSSFKLCAVPLSRRTFAAEAKKTYSRDKPHVNIGTIGHVDHGKTTLTAAITKVLADAGGARYKKYEDIDNAPEEKARGITINASHVEYTTANRHYAHTDCPGHADYVKNMITGTAQMDGCILVVAATDGQMPQTREHLLLARQIGVEHVVVFINKADAVEDKEMLELVEIEIRELLTEFGYDGENTPVVIGSALCALENRAPELGVNAVMKLLEIVDSYVPLPKRELEKPFLLPIEGVYSIPGRGTVVTGTLERGVIKKGDDCEFVGHNRSFKSVVTGIEMFHKSLDRAEAGDNLGALVRGLKREDVRRGMVMCKPGCIMPHQKVRAQVYVLSKEEGGRHKPFVTNFMPVMFSLTWDMACRVTLPADKEMVMPGEDTSLTLTLRQPMVLEKGQRFTLRDGNRTIGTGLVTEIMTTTDEDQCNWG, from the exons ATGGCGGCGCTTGTGGGGCTGCGTGCGTGTTTGTCCG CCCTTCAGCTTTCTTCACCAAGCCTCCTGCACAGCTCCTTCAAATTG TGTGCTGTGCCTCTGAGCCGGCGAACCTTCGCTGCGGAGGCGAAGAAGACGTACAGCAGAGACAAGCCCCACGTAAACATTGGGACGATCGGCCACGTCGATCATGGCAAAACCACCCTGACGGCAGCCATCACAAAAG TGCTCGCTGATGCTGGTGGGGCCCGCTACAAGAAGTATGAGGACATTGACAATGCCCCAGAGGAGAAAGCCAGAGGAATTACCATCAACGCCTCACATGTAGAATACACCACAGCCAACAGACATTATGCTCACACAGACTGCCCTGGACACGCTGACTATGTCAag aacaTGATCACAGGCACAGCTCAGATGGACGGCTGCATTCTGGTGGTGGCAGCCACTGACGGCCAGATGCCTCAGACACGTGAGCACCTGCTGTTGGCCCGGCAGATCGGCGTAGAGCACGTGGTGGTTTTCATAAACAAGGCGGACGCTGTAGAGGACAAGGAGATGCTGGAGCTGGTGGAGATCGAGATCCGCGAGCTGCTCACAGAGTTTGGCTACGACGGCGAGAACACACCCGTTGTGATTGGCTCTGCACTCTGTGCTCTGGAG AACAGAGCTCCTGAGCTGGGCGTGAATGCAGTGATGAAACTGCTGGAGATTGTGGACTCGTACGTTCCTCTGCCCAAAAGAGAGCTGGAAAAGCCTTTCCTTCTGCCCATCGAAGGGGTTTATTCAATCCCAG GTAGGGGTACGGTTGTGACGGGCACTCTGGAGAGGGGCGTCATCAAGAAAGGAGACGACTGTGAGTTTGTGGGCCACAACCGCAGCTTCAAGTCTGTAGTGACAG GCATTGAGATGTTCCACAAGTCTCTGGACCGGGCAGAGGCAGGAGATAACCTGGGCGCTCTGGTCCGAGGCCTGAAGAGGGAGGATGTGAGGAGAGGGATGGTGATGTGCAAGCCAGGGTGCATCATGCCTCACCAGAAAGTCAGAGCACAG GTCTATGTACTGAGTAAGGAGGAGGGAGGCAGACACAAGCCGTTTGTCACCAACTTCATGCCCGTCATGTTTTCTCTCACCTGGGACATGGCCTGCAGGGTCACTTTACCTGCTGAcaag GAAATGGTGATGCCAGGTGAGGACACCTCATTGACGCTCACTCTCCGCCAGCCGATGGTTCTGGAGAAAGGCCAGAGGTTCACTCTGAGAGATGGAAACAGGACCATCGGCACCGGGCTGGTCACAGAGATTATGACCACTACAGATGAAGACCAGTGCAACTGGGGCTGA
- the aspdh gene encoding aspartate dehydrogenase domain-containing protein codes for MATDSSSLRIGVVGFGHLGQYLVERIHKDGPALGLTLGFVWNRNSGKLSGLVPSELILGDLSSFAERRCDVIIEVCHPQIVKEFGLQFLSQSHFMVGSPSALADPDLNQKLRQAAQKYGRTLYVPSGALWGGQDIQRLNDSGKLKALFIRMSKHPSCFRLTGDLLTDWTEGEGRRVLFRGSVAELCPLAPNNVNTMAAAAVAAGTLGFTGVQGEIVSDTALRDYHVVEVEVTGPDGFSVHTVRRNPAKLGAVTGSATYSSFWNSLLICKGHGGRVYLC; via the exons ATGGCCACCGATTCTTCCTCTTTAAGGATTGGAGTTGTAGGATTTGGACATCTAG GTCAGTACCTAGTGGAGAGGATCCATAAAGATGGACCTGCCCTCGGTTTGACTCTGGGTTTTGTCTGGAACAGGAATTCTGGCAAGCTCAGTGGTTTAGTCCCCTCTGAACTCATACTCGGGGATCTATCGTCCTTTGCAGAAAG GCGATGCGATGTGATTATTGAAGTGTGCCATCCTCAGATAGTTAAAGAATTTGGGCTCCAGTTTCTGTCTCAGTCTCATTTCATG GTGGGCTCTCCATCTGCTCTCGCTGATCCTGATCTGAACCAGAAGTTGCGTCAGGCTGCTCAGAAGTATGGCAGGACTCTCTACGTCCCCAGTGGTGCATTATGGGGAGGCCAGGACATCCAGAGGCTGAATGACAGTGGGAAATTAAAG GCTTTGTTCATCAGAATGTCCAAGCATCCCTCCTGCTTTCGGCTGACAGGAGACCTCCTCACTGACTGGACGGAGGGAGAAGGCAGGCGTGTTTTGTTCAGAGGCTCCGTTGCAGAGTTGTGCCCACTCGCTCCTAACAATGTGAACACCATGGCGGCAGCAGCAGTGGCAGCAGGGACACTCGGCTTCACTGGTGTCCAGGGAGAGATTGTATCAGATACAGC GTTAAGAGACTACCATGTGGTGGAAGTAGAGGTGACTGGGCCTGATGGTTTCTCAGTACACACAGTGAGGAGGAATCCAGCCAAACTCGGGGCTGTTACTGGCAGCGCAACTTACAGCTCTTTCTGGAATAGTTTACTCA TTTGCAAAGGTCACGGGGGCAGAGTTTACCTGTGCTGA
- the tmem86b gene encoding lysoplasmalogenase, whose product MDILETHAYHRRQRRNKSCALFLSLLPFFLSAALYFYLWTPDSPPSIMSAGVKSAPVLLLAAAVLSWNGGQSVLGVVGGLVFSAVGDCCLVWPELFLHGMGAFAVAHLLYSVSFLSSRYTKNSSSCWSRFLYLILFMVGGGYYTYLFSYLQKDPNSEVLTPAVGVYFVLITLMGVLAVRTGNIPTLLGSLSFMVSDATLSLQVFKVVESMQHGTTVVMVTYYLAQFLIAVGDMQAVEDTDDFSKWKRS is encoded by the exons ATGGACATCCTTGAGACTCATGCCTATCACAGGCGGCAGAGGAGAAATAAG TCCTGTGCTCTCTTTTTGTCTCTCTTGCCTTTCTTTTTGTCTGCAGCTCTGTACTTCTACCTTTGGACTCCTGATTCGCCCCCGTCCATCATGTCAGCAGGTGTCAAATCTGCACCAGTACTTCTATTGGCTGCAGCGGTGCTGAGCTGGAATGGAGGTCAGAGTGTCCTAGGTGTGGTGGGAGGACTGGTCTTCTCTGCTGTTGGTGACTGCTGCCTGGTGTGGCCTGAGCTTTTTCTGCACG GAATGGGTGCATTTGCTGTGGCTCATCTGCTGTACTCAGTTTCCTTCCTGTCCAGTCGTTACACAAAAAACTCCTCTTCCTGCTGGAGCCGTTTTCTCTATCTGATCCTGTTTATGGTTGGAGGAGGTTACTACACATATCTATTTTCATATCTGCAGAAGGACCCGAACTCTGAAGTGCTAACTCCAGCTGTTGGAGTCTACTTTGTCTTAATTACTCTCATGGGTGTATTAGCAGTTAGAACTGGCAACATACCAACACTTTTGGGAAGTCTGAGCTTCATGGTATCTGACGCAACGCTGTCTCTGCAAGTTTTTAAGGTGGTGGAATCAATGCAGCATGGTACTACTGTTGTAATGGTGACCTATTATCTGGCACAGTTTCTAATCGCTGTGGGTGACATGCAAGCAGTAGAGGACACGGATGACTTTTCAAAATGGAAGAGGTCCTAA